In one window of Mercurialis annua linkage group LG4, ddMerAnnu1.2, whole genome shotgun sequence DNA:
- the LOC126677068 gene encoding homogentisate solanesyltransferase, chloroplastic: MELIFSPSSSLRIPPLTSHSKLSSHRYHQSNIPIKSPAITPPFYSFARASKLGFYPRKSHSKLVPDRSRRRRNFIWACSEVGAAESEPVLNKISDFKNACWRFLRPHTIRGTALGSTALVARALIENPTYIKWSLLLKAFSGLFALLCGNGYIVGINQIYDIGIDKVNKPYLPIAAGDLSVQSAWLLVIFFAVAGVLIVGINFGPFITSLYCLGLFLGTIYSIPPFRMKRFAVAAFLIIATVRGFLLNFGVYHATRAALGLPFEWSSPVAFITTFVTMFALVIAITKDLPDVEGDRKFKISTLATSLGVRKIAFLGTGLLLLNYIGAVCAAIYMPQAFRRNLMIPVHTILAACLIFQAWALERANYTKEAISEFYRFIWNLFYSEYIIFPFI, translated from the exons ATGGAGCTCATATTTTCACCATCATCTTCTCTTAGAATTCCACCTCTAACTTCTCATTCCAAGCTCTCTTCTCATCGTTACCACCAATCAAACATACCCATTAAGTCTCCCGCTATAACTCCGCCATTTTATTCCTTTGCCAGAGCCTCTAAGCTTGGATTTTACCCTCGTAAAAGCCACTCAAAACTTGTACCAGATAGAAGTCGTAGGAGGCGTAATTTCATCTGG GCCTGCAGTGAAGTTGGAGCCGCTGAATCAGAACCAGTGCTGAACAAAATCTCAGATTTTAAAAATGCTTGCTGGAGATTTCTAAGGCCCCATACTATTCGTGGAACAGCTCTTGGTTCTAC TGCTTTGGTGGCTAGAGCATTAATTGAGAACCCAACATATATTAAGTGGTCATTGCTGTTGAAGGCATTCTCTGGTCTTTTTGCACTACTATGTGGGAATGGTTATATAGTCGGCATCAATCAGATATATGATATTGGAATCGACAA GGTTAATAAACCTTATTTACCTATAGCTGCAGGGGATCTCTCGGTTCAATCGGCATGGTTGCTGGTGATATTTTTTGCTGTGGCTGGAGTCCTGATAGTTGGAATAAACTTTGGTCCATTTATCACTTCTCTTTACTGCCTTGGTCTTTTCCTGGGTACCATCTATTCTATTCCTCCATTTAGAATGAAGAGATTTGCTGTTGCAGCATTCCTTATAATTGCTACG GTGCGAGGTTTTCTTCTCAATTTTGGAGTATATCATGCCACAAGAGCTGCCCTTGGACTTCCATTTGAATGGAG CTCACCTGTGGCATTTATTACGACGTTTGTTACAATGTTTGCATTGGTTATTGCCATAACAAAAGATCTGCCAGATGTAGAAGGAGATCGCAA ATTCAAAATATCAACTTTGGCAACAAGTCTCGGAGTTAGAAAAATCGCCTTTTTAGGGACTGGGCTTTTGCTATTGAATTATATTGGTGCTGTATGCGCTGCAATTTACATGCCTCAG GCCTTCAGGCGTAACTTGATGATACCCGTACATACAATTCTTGCAGCTTGCCTGATATTCCAG GCATGGGCGTTAGAACGAGCAAATTACACAAAG GAAGCAATCTCAGAGTTCTACCGGTTCATATGGAATCTCTTCTATTCCGAATATATCATATTTCCTTTTATCTAG
- the LOC126677069 gene encoding protein-S-isoprenylcysteine O-methyltransferase B-like, whose product MTFLELLFNDVKTEVSILMVYASGSFSEMTEIFGYTTALRQLSQMFLAIFFFHSSEYILAVGIHGKSNVTLKSLLVSKNYLLAMIFSLVEYIVEFYLFPGLKEYWWISNLGIAMVVFGELIRKMAIITAGRSFTHLIKIYHEEHHKLITHGIYRFVRHPGYCGFFIWSVGTQIMLCNPISTIAFTGVVWRFFADRIPYEEYLLRQFFGSQYVEYAQQIPSGVPFVK is encoded by the exons ATGACTTTTTTGGAGCTCCTCTTTAATGATGTCAAAACTGAAGTTTCAATTTTGATGGTGTATGCATCTGGTTCATTTTCAG AAATGACAGAGATCTTTGGTTACACCACCGCCTTGAGACAGTTATCTCAGATGTTTTTGgcaattttcttctttcataGTTCTGAATATATTCTAGCAGTTGGCATTCATGGGAAGTCAAATGTTACTCTCAAGTCACTTCTGGTCAGCAAGAATTATCTTCTAGCAATGATCTTCTCATTGGTTGAATatattgttgaattttatttatttcctgGCTTAAAGGAATATTGGTGGATTAGTAATTTAGGCATTGCAATGGTAGTATTTGGTGAACTCATACGCAAGATGGCAATTATTACAGCTGGGCGGTCCTTCACACATCTTATTAAGATTTATCACGAAGAGCATCACAAGTTGATCACTCATGGAATCTACAGATTTGTTCGTCATCCGGGATATTGTGGTTTCTTTATCTGGTCAGTAGGCACACAGATAATGTTGTGCAATCCTATATCAACAATTGCTTTTACAGGTGTTGTGTGGCGCTTCTTCGCAGATAGGATCCCATATGAAGAGTATCTCTTGCGGCAGTTTTTTGGATCACAGTACGTGGAATATGCTCAGCAAATTCCTTCTGGGGTTCCATTTGTGAAGTGA
- the LOC126677065 gene encoding IQ domain-containing protein IQM6, which yields MGITFSCPFGDFYDLDAVLMKSIDFDGEDVKTTLRSVSFNGRDSEHTIMRSFGSGKMLFEGSVSFKGRELNTTFSFKSCSDSEMVEISPKCQDYSNKIDKLTRCLSFKGKDLNTILSFKSTDSEMVVISPKVERSLSLAESGDELHHQAAVKLQKVYKSFRTRRLLADCAVVVEQRWWKLLDFAELKRSSISFFDIDKPETAVSRWSRARTKAAKVGKGLSKDAKARKLALQHWLEAIDPRHRYGHNLQFYYCKWLHCQSTQPFFYWLDIGEGKEVNLDICPKSKLQQQCIKYLGPAERKTYIVLFKDGKFYYEQSGQVLDTTGGPKDAKWIFVLSTSKILYVGLKKKGTFQHSSFLAGGATLSAGRLVVENGILKTVWPHSGHYLPTEENFQEFMSFLREQNVDLTNVKESPTDEEEETISKSSSISSFRIDQPDAESCQHTEEKTSIKSLPCETEIREQDFNPAEKTDHLRPKLLSHSLQLNITKLEIPTRDVHEIFVEEVPKQSSNVKPHIEDGYESGEDSCLTEEDFMFLKINLFDEDEEEEDEEPVPKEKILKRIYSHKGMKSYQLAKQLSSKWTTGAGPRIGCMRDYPSELQFRVLEQANLSPKKGSAHSTPRSATRSILKDLTPPPVRRSPLARAVELLEAATPKASSNARNFVN from the exons ATGGGGATAACATTTTCATGTCCATTTggtgatttttatgatttagATGCTGTTCTAATGAAATCAATAGATTTTGATGGTGAAGATGTGAAGACTACTCTACGGTCAGTAAGTTTCAACGGCCGTGATTCAGAGCATACTATAATGAGATCATTTGGTTCTGGAAAAATGTTGTTTGAAGGATCTGTAAGCTTTAAAGGAAGAGAATTGAATACCACCTTCTCTTTTAAGTCCTGTAGTGATTCCGAAATGGTCGAAATCAGCCCGAAATGCCAAGATTATAGTAATAAGATTGATAAATTGACTAGATGTTTAAGCTTCAAAGGGAAAGATTTGAATACTATACTCTCATTTAAGTCTACTGATTCAGAAATGGTAGTAATTAGCCCGAAAGTTGAGCGCTCGTTATCGTTGGCCGAATCGGGAGATGAACTGCATCATCAGGCTGCTGTGAAGCTGCAAAAAGTATACAAAAGTTTTAGAACCAGGAGGTTGCTGGCAGATTGTGCAGTTGTTGTTGAGCAGAGATG GTGGAAACTGTTGGATTTCGCCGAACTCAAGCGAAGCTCTATATCTTTCTTTGATATTGATAAACCAGAGACTGCTGTTTCGCGTTGGTCCAGAGCACGAACAAAAGCTGCCAAG GTAGGAAAAGGCTTATCTAAGGATGCAAAAGCTCGGAAGCTTGCTTTGCAGCATTGGCTCGAAGCA ATTGACCCTCGACATCGGTATGGGCATAATCTTCAATTCTATTATTGCAAGTGGCTCCACTGCCAGAGTACACAGCCTTTCTTTTACTG GCTCGATATTGGAGAAGGGAAAGAAGTCAACCTTGATATATGTCCTAAATCAAAGCTTCAACAACAATGCATAAAGTATCTAGGACCT GCTGAAAGGAAGACCTATATAGTACTATTCAAAGACGGGAAGTTTTACTACGAGCAAAGTGGCCAAGTTCTCGACACAACAGGTGGACCAAAAGACGCAAAGTGGATTTTCGTTCTTAGTACATCAAAGATCTTATATGTGGGTCTGAAGAAGAAAGGAACATTTCAACATTCGAGTTTCTTGGCTGGTGGAGCCACACTCTCCGCGGGAAGACTAGTCGTGGAAAATGGTATTTTGAAG ACAGTCTGGCCTCACAGTGGACATTATCTTCCAACAGAAGAGAACTTCCAAGAATTCATGTCATTCCTAAGGGAACAAAATGTAGACCTCACTAATGTAAAG GAAAGCCCAACCGACGAGGAAGAAGAAACAATTAGCAAAAGCAGCAGCATCAGTAGTTTCCGAATTGACCAACCAGATGCAGAATCATGCCAACACACCGAAGAAAAAACGAGCATTAAAAGCTTGCCGTGCGAAACAGAAATTCGGGAACAAGATTTTAATCCTGCTGAAAAAACTGATCACTTAAGACCAAAGTTATTATCTCATAGTTTACAGTTGAACATTACTAAACTTGAGATACCGACAAGAGATGTGCACGAAATATTCGTTGAGGAAGTACCCAAACAAAGCTCCAATGTCAAACCCCATATTGAAGATGGTTATGAATCTGGGGAAGATTCATGTTTGACAGAAGAAGATTTCATGTTTCTTAAGATTAATCTGTttgatgaagatgaagaagaggAAGACGAAGAGCCTGTCCCGAAAGAAAAAATTCTGAAAAGAATATATTCACATAAAGGAATGAAGTCATATCAGCTGGCTAAGCAACTCTCATCTAAATGGACTACAGGAGCAGGACCTCGAATTGGGTGCATGAGAGATTATCCATCGGAGCTTCAATTCCGGGTTTTGGAGCAGGCGAACTTGTCGCCTAAGAAAGGAAGCGCTCACTCGACTCCTCGGTCAGCAACTCGATCAATCCTGAAGGATTTGACACCACCTCCTGTACGTAGAAGTCCCCTTGCTCGAGCTGTGGAATTGTTAGAAGCAGCAACGCCTAAGGCGTCATCGAATGCGAGAAATTTTGTTAACTGA